The following are from one region of the Bacteroidota bacterium genome:
- a CDS encoding ThuA domain-containing protein, with protein sequence MRTTRLSVLALTLLAALFFTSFSGSKAAAQSQERLQVLFLGDTGHHQPAKRMLQIYPYMAARGIHLVYTDDVSELNRENLAHYHALIFFGNSPVISKSQETALLDFVASGKGLVTLHAGIAMFGNSDAYTNLVGGMFKSHGEGTFTVNHIRPNHPAIAGVDPFTSWDETYIHMRHNPDKVVLAVHEEDGRREPWTWVREHGEGRVFYTAWGHDERTWSQAGFHQLVERGLRWAAGDWALEADWSPDALTYAQDGEMPNYPAGLGWGVTEEPFTDIQHPLSPEASVNQTFIEPGFSMNLFAA encoded by the coding sequence ATGCGCACAACCCGCCTCTCTGTACTCGCCTTAACGCTGCTTGCTGCACTGTTTTTTACATCGTTTTCTGGTTCAAAAGCCGCCGCCCAGTCACAAGAAAGACTGCAGGTGCTTTTTCTTGGAGATACGGGCCATCACCAGCCTGCCAAACGCATGCTGCAGATTTATCCCTATATGGCTGCCCGCGGCATTCACCTCGTGTACACAGATGACGTGTCTGAACTTAATCGAGAAAACCTGGCACACTACCATGCGCTGATATTCTTTGGCAACAGCCCAGTCATCTCCAAATCGCAGGAAACAGCGCTGCTTGATTTTGTTGCAAGTGGTAAAGGCCTCGTCACGTTGCATGCCGGCATCGCGATGTTTGGTAACTCAGACGCCTACACTAACCTCGTTGGCGGTATGTTCAAAAGCCATGGAGAGGGAACGTTCACCGTGAACCACATCCGACCGAACCACCCGGCCATTGCAGGGGTTGATCCGTTCACGAGTTGGGACGAGACGTACATCCACATGCGGCACAATCCCGACAAAGTGGTGCTGGCTGTGCATGAAGAAGATGGCAGGAGAGAACCATGGACCTGGGTGCGCGAACATGGTGAAGGGCGTGTGTTTTACACGGCCTGGGGACACGATGAGCGTACCTGGTCGCAAGCCGGCTTCCACCAACTAGTCGAACGCGGCTTGCGCTGGGCTGCTGGCGACTGGGCACTCGAAGCAGACTGGTCGCCTGATGCGTTGACATACGCGCAAGATGGCGAAATGCCAAACTACCCGGCCGGCCTGGGCTGGGGGGTTACCGAGGAGCCTTTTACGGACATCCAGCACCCGCTATCACCGGAAGCATCGGTGAATCAAACTTTCATTGAACCCGGATTCAGCATGAACCTATTT